In a genomic window of Bemisia tabaci chromosome 1, PGI_BMITA_v3:
- the mRpS18C gene encoding small ribosomal subunit protein bS18m: MNLCQLALLRHCTRFNAPLKLVPVKSNQCMYSSHTPVSRDTSLSFTPAPKIKKEVTVDYVTPSAPQDLPQWDMENPFQREKQSCILCKYKITPDYKNVKLLSQFVSRFTGRIYGRHITRLCKSKQEAVEKEIWKAQMAGFMPNYFRDLHFTDDPKLFNPERPVRPHKY; encoded by the coding sequence ATGAATCTTTGCCAACTCGCCCTCCTTCGCCATTGTACTCGGTTCAATGCCCCGTTAAAGTTAGTGCCAGTGAAAAGCAATCAGTGTATGTATTCTAGTCACACCCCGGTCTCTAGAGACACAAGTTTAAGTTTCACACCTGCACCTAAGATCAAGAAAGAAGTTACTGTCGATTATGTCACTCCAAGCGCTCCGCAAGATTTACCACAATGGGATATGGAAAACCCATTTCAACGAGAAAAGCAAAGCTGCATACTTTGTAAGTACAAAATAACACCTGACTACAAGAACGTTAAGCTCCTGTCGCAGTTCGTTTCCCGCTTCACAGGCAGAATATATGGACGGCACATCACTAGACTTTGTAAAAGTAAACAAGAAGCAGTAGAGAAAGAAATTTGGAAAGCACAAATGGCCGGTTTCATGCCCAACTATTTCAGAGATCTGCATTTCACGGATGATCCAAAGCTGTTTAACCCGGAGAGGCCGGTGAGGCCTCACAAATATTAA